Genomic window (Thiovulum sp. ES):
TACCTATTTGCAATATTTATATTTTGTTTTTAATTGATGACAGATTTAAAAGACGAATTAAGCGACCATTGTTTATAGAAAACTCTAAATTATCGTTTCTAAGTTTTCCCAAAAGTTCTAAATCTTCCAAAACTAAATGAGAATATCCCCTGTTTTTCGCACTTTTAACGAGTTCCACAACTTTTTCAATTACCATATTTTGGATTCTGGTTTGCCATTTTTGATAAGTTTTATTCTGCTTTTTACCTAATTTCTTAGTTTTTCCATTTACAGCTTTTTCTCTTTTATCAATTTTTTTCAGAAATTTTACATAATCATTTAGCATATTTCTATCGTAATCAATCAGAATATTTTTGTCAGAAGTTGCAAACAAGTTATTTTTAATATTTATATCAACT
Coding sequences:
- a CDS encoding putative transposase (PFAM: Probable transposase) — encoded protein: DEKTTKNGISKKYQIDIPTKIDQNYHLNFKNYSKVYTIQFDENRFQRVNLTIETEKKIPIATISEDEILGVDINIKNNLFATSDKNILIDYDRNMLNDYVKFLKKIDKREKAVNGKTKKLGKKQNKTYQKWQTRIQNMVIEKVVELVKSAKNRGYSHLVLEDLELLGKLRNDNLEFSINNGRLIRLLNLSSIKNKI